The DNA sequence CTCATTACCGCCTCTCCGGCTGGCGAGCGCAATTCCAAAACTTCTTCTACTCGAGGCAAACCCTGAGTAATGTCCCCTCCGCCGGCTACTCCGCCGGTATGAAATGTCATTAAGGTAAGCTGGGTACCAGGCTCTCCGATTGCCTGAGCGGCTATAACTCCAACAGCTTCTCCCATTTTTATTAATTGATTTCTTCCCAAATCCCAACCGTAACATTGCCGACAAACTCCCCGGCTAGTTTTACAGCTTAAGGGAGACTTGACTCTGACTTCGTTTATTTCTTCGCTGTCTAAAATAATTTTTGCTTTTTTAAAATCTACTAAATCTCCTTTTTGAACAATAACCTTTCCTTTAATTTTCACCTCGTCAAGACAAACTCGGCCTAAAATCTTATATAAAAAACTCTGGCCGATTTCTTCCGCGTCTTTCTTAAAAACTAAAATGCCTTTTCTGTCACCGCAATCTTCTTCAATGACTATCACTTCGTGGGCGACGTCAACCAACCTTCGGGTCAGGTAACCGGCTTTGGCAGTTCTTAAGGCGGTATCGGCCGTTCCTTTTCGGGCGCCGTGAGTGGAATTGAAATATTCAAGCACGTTAAGCCCTTCTTTATAAGAGCTCTTAACTGGCAATTTTATAATATTCCCCATGGGATTGGTAACCAATCCCTTCATGCCGGCCATCTGCACCGGTTGAGACCAAGAACCTCGAGACCCCGAGTCAACGATTGTATAAACGGAGCCTTCAACTGATAAGGTTTTTGAAAATTCTTTTTCAATCTTATTTTTTGCTTCCTGCCAAGTGCTGATTATCTCATCATCCCGCTCTTGCTCTGAAAGAAGTCCTTTTTGAAAATGTTTCTCTATCTGGTCAATTTTATTTTCAGCTTCTTCTAAAATTTTAGGTTTCATGGCCGGAACTTGAAGGTCGTCCATGCCCCAGGAGATACCCGACCTCGTTGAATACTCAAATCCTAAATTTTTAATTTTATCCAAAGTTTCTTCCACTATCGGTTCATAACCTATGAGGGCTTTGTGCTCTTCAATGATCGTACTGACTATATTTTTAAGATCTTTAATTTTTATTTTGATATTTTGAAAAGGAAAGCCCACGGGCAATGCTTGGTTAAATATAATCCGACCGACCGAAGTTTCAATGAAATCCTTTTCTATTTTAATTTTTATTTTTGCCCTCAAATCAATGTATCCCAAGCTTTCAGATAAAATCGCCTCTTCGGGAGAGCTCAGAACTTTTCCTTCGCCTTTTAATCCTTCTTTTATTGTTGTCATCCAATAACAGCCCAGAACTATGTCTTTGCTCAAAGACATGACCGGAGTGCCGGTGGCCGGTTTCAACAAATTCAAGCTGGAAAACATAAGTTCTCTGGCTTCTTTTTGAGCTTCCTGCGACAAAGGAACGAAAACCGCCATTTGATCTCCGTCAAAATCAGCGTTAAAGGCCTGGCAAACCATGGGATGGATTCTTAAGGCCTCTCCTTCCACCAGTACGGGCTTGAAAGCTTGAATTCCCAATCTATGCAAAGTTGGGGCTCGGTTAAGTAAAACTAACTTGTCCTGAACCACCTCTTCCAGCAAAGCCCAAACTTCGGGAGTCTTTTCTTCAATTAATCGGGAAGCTCCCCTGACATTATAAGCTAATTCTTTATTTAAAACTTTATGTATGACAAAGGGTTTGAACAATTCCAGAGCCATTTTCTTGGGAAGACCAACTTCCGAAAGTTTAAGTTCCGGCCCCACCACAATCACCGACCTCCCGGAATAATCCACTCGCTTTCCCAATAAATTTCTCCTGAATCTCCCTTCCTTGCCTTTTAACATGT is a window from the Candidatus Nealsonbacteria bacterium genome containing:
- the rpoC gene encoding DNA-directed RNA polymerase subunit beta' is translated as MRVIDLDSIKIKLASPEDIFSWSHGEVTKPETINYRTQRSEKDGLFCERIFGPTKDYQCYCGKYKGVRFKEVVCDRCGVEVTKSQVRRERMGHLNLATPCSHIWFLRGMPSRMGQVLDLPMQKLEKVIYFSAYIITKVDKDAQKKILDEIEKEYKTKVKAGQNQFEKDKKKLKNVLQDLKDAREKARKEVSELESLKILSEIDYQNLALKYGEVFEAETGAEALVKIFKKIDLKEEIEKLKKQLEKELIDKKKILRRLKLFKKMQEERIRPEWMFWETLPILPPDLRPMVQLEGGRFASSDLNDLYRRVINRNNRLKYLLEISAPEVIVRNEKRMLQEAVDALIDNGMRKAQTTRSTTGGKRLLKSLADMLKGKEGRFRRNLLGKRVDYSGRSVIVVGPELKLSEVGLPKKMALELFKPFVIHKVLNKELAYNVRGASRLIEEKTPEVWALLEEVVQDKLVLLNRAPTLHRLGIQAFKPVLVEGEALRIHPMVCQAFNADFDGDQMAVFVPLSQEAQKEARELMFSSLNLLKPATGTPVMSLSKDIVLGCYWMTTIKEGLKGEGKVLSSPEEAILSESLGYIDLRAKIKIKIEKDFIETSVGRIIFNQALPVGFPFQNIKIKIKDLKNIVSTIIEEHKALIGYEPIVEETLDKIKNLGFEYSTRSGISWGMDDLQVPAMKPKILEEAENKIDQIEKHFQKGLLSEQERDDEIISTWQEAKNKIEKEFSKTLSVEGSVYTIVDSGSRGSWSQPVQMAGMKGLVTNPMGNIIKLPVKSSYKEGLNVLEYFNSTHGARKGTADTALRTAKAGYLTRRLVDVAHEVIVIEEDCGDRKGILVFKKDAEEIGQSFLYKILGRVCLDEVKIKGKVIVQKGDLVDFKKAKIILDSEEINEVRVKSPLSCKTSRGVCRQCYGWDLGRNQLIKMGEAVGVIAAQAIGEPGTQLTLMTFHTGGVAGGGDITQGLPRVEEVLELRSPAGEAVMSQVDGKIISVDAKKGIIKIAPDLDSKKLKEKEIEYLIPLDLAMWVKPGQKVKRGTQLCEGSLNLKKLFKLTSLEETWRYVVQEIQKIYSSQGVDIHDKHIETIARQMFSRVRIKDSGDSDFIPGEIAERSEIIEENEVLKKANKNLIKAVPILLGISKVALTTKSFLSAASFQETSRILIKAAIEGREDKLLGLKENVIIGKLIPAGTGFKIKQETK